In the genome of Candidatus Rokuibacteriota bacterium, the window GAACGACGCCTTCCTCTGGGGTCGTGGCGCCGCCGCCATCGCGCCGGGCGTCCTCGGCCGGGTGGGGGGCGGGACCGGGCGCGGCCGCCTCCTCCTCATGGCCCATCTCGACGCCGCCTTCCCGCCGGGGGAGCCGGCGCGGAGGCCGTTCCGGATTGAGGGTGCCCGGGCGTACGGCCCGGCGGTGGCCGACATGAAGGGGGGCGTCGTCGCCATCCTCTTCGCGTGCCGCGCGCTCCTCGAGACCGGCGTCGCCCGCCCGGAGGAGATCACCGTCCTCTTCGACACCGACGAGCAGGCCGGCACCGTCTGCTCCCGCCCGCTCATCGAGCGGGAGGCGCGCCGCGCGGACTTCGGCCTCGTCACCGAGTCAGGACGCGCCGGCGGCCAGGTCGTCGGCCAGCGGGCCGGCCTCGCCATGGGCGAGCTGATCGTCGAGGGAATAGAGGCACACCTCGGGACCGGCTTCCGCGAGGGGCGGAGCGCCATCGAGACCCTCTGCCGCAAGGTGACGGCGTTGCATGCGCTCCAGGACCCGGAGCGCGGCGTCCTGCTCAACGTCGGCGAGATCGCGGGCGGCATGCGGCGCAACCTGTACGCCGCGCGCGCCGTGGCGCGGATGGACATCCGTACCGTCGACGCGGCGGCCTGGGACCGCGTGCGGCGCGAGGTCGAGGGGATCGCCGCACGCGAGGAGCTGCCGGGGACCCGGACGACGCTTCACCTCTGGCAGCACCGTCCGCCGATGCCCTGGACCCCGAAGACGGACGCCTTGGCCGCGCTGGTGGCGGCCTGTGCAGACGCCATGGCGACGCGGATCGACACGATCGCTACGATGGGCGGGTCCGACGCGAACCTGATCGCCGCGCAGGGCACCCCTGCGCTCTGCGGCCTCGGGCCGGTCGGCGGCGCCATCATGACGCCCGGCGAGTACATCGAGCTGCCGACCCTCGGCGAGCGGACCGCGCTCGTGGCCAGTCTCGCGCACCTCCTCGCGACCCGGGGGCTCTGACGCGACCGGCTTCCACTGAACGATCCTTCACCCAGGACAGCTCGCCGGCGCAGCTTGCGGCCGGCGAGTACGGGGCGCGGGCGGGGGTACCCAGGATCCTCGGCCTCCTCGACCGGTGAGGAAATGGCAGATAACAAGTGCGCGCATTGCCTTCGGCGCTGCGGCTGATCACCACTCGGCCAGCTAGCTCGCCATGGTCCCCGCATGCGGTCACTTATCTTCGGACGCCGCCTAAGGGGTCCGCGCGACCTTCTTCGTCCCGGCCGTCATCGCGAAGGTCTACCCCGAGGAGCCGCCCCACCCGACGGCGCCACCCCGACCTCGGTGGCGCCCGACGCCCCTTTGTGTTGGCTTCTTCCAAGTAACCTCCTCCTCACGCCGGTGAACTGGGCGCCGGGACGTCCGGGTCCTTGACGAGGGTGTAGCCGAGTTCATGGGCACGGCGCGTGAGAGTCGAGACGACGCGGCTCTGGTACCGGCGCTCGTAGTAGTCCTGGCCGCGGTCAACGTATTCGGTGCCGAACCGGAGCATGCCGTAGATGAGGCGCGCGAGCTTGTGGGCAGTGGCGGTGATGGCCTTGGGGGCGCCGAGCCGGGCTTTCAGTCGGCGGTGGAAGGCGCCGAGGGCGGACTTGCTGTGGTAGAGGGCACTGGCGGCGAGACGGAGGGCGGCCGCCACCCGGCCTATCTGCGCTCCGCATTCCGTTGGCGATCTACTATTTCTTGCGGGGGCACCTCCATGCTCACCGCAGACCTCTTCGGACGGCGGTCGGTCGGGATGCTCTTCGGTTGGATCTTCTTCGCGCACCAGATCGGGGCCGGTCTCGCCTCATACGTCGGGGGCCTGGTGTACGACCGGACGGGCACCTACGACTAGGCCTTCATCTCGGCCGGCATCCTGGGCGTCCTGGCCGCGGGAATGGTCCTGGCCATCCGGGAGCCCTCCCGGACCGCGCCGCGGCCGTCGGCCGTGCCGGCGGTCTCGGCGACCGGGGATCGAGCAGATGCTATTCCCTTCCGGCGTGGGGACTGGAGCCACTACAGCTCTCGGGCGTGAGCGAGAAGCCAGGGGAGATTGCAGGAGACCTGGCCGGCGCGGGCAACATTCCCGGTCGTCTGTGTGACGAGGATTCTCTTGTCCGCCTTGATGAGGTCCGCCGTCTTATTCAGCCGTGCAAGATCCTCCGGGCCCGGTGCGGCGGTCAGTTTCACCTCTACGGCGCACACGCTCTTGCCGAAGTCCAACACGAGGTCGATCTCGCGCTGATCGCTCGTGCGCAGGAAGCATGCCTCGCACTGGCGACCCACCTGCTGCAACGCCCCCAGTACCTGCTCGACCACGAACCCCTCCCAGCTAAAGCCGACCCATGGCTTTCCGAGGAGATCGCCCTCATCGAGGACGTTCAGCACGGCGTGCAGGAGCCCCGTGTCCCGCCAGTAGATCTTCGGACTCTTGACCAGACGCTTTCCGAGGTTGGCGTGATAGGGTGGGAGCCGACGGATCAGGAATGCCCCCACCAGGAAGTCCAGGTACGAGTTCACACTGTGGTAGGACAGACCGAGGCTCTGTCCCACGTGGGAGGCGTTCCACGGATGGCCGTGGACGGCCGCGAGCATTCTCAGGAGACGCAGCGTGACCCGTGGTTTGGCCGGCAATCCCCATGCCGGGAGATCCCGTTGAGTCAGCAGGTCCAGATAATCGCGCTGCCATTGCGGGAAGCTCCCGGGTCGGAGCGCCCCGCCCTCCGGGTACCCTCCCCGGCACCATACTCGGGTCAATGGAACTCGGAGCAGCTCGTTGGCGAGAAGCGGGGTCAGCTCGACCAGGGACAGCCGACCGGCGAGCGACTCGGAGACCTGAACCATCAGGGATGGGGACACGGATCCCAAGATGAGAAAGCGGCCCTTGCGGGCGCGATCCGCGTCGATCGCCCCCCGGAGCCGGGGGAATATCTCCGGCCACGCCTGCGCCTCGTCCAGGATGACCAGGGATCTGCCCTTGACCGCAGAGTCCCACTGCACGTCCCGCGGAGGGATCGGGCCAGCGTCGTCTTGCCGGCCTGGCGCGGGCCGACCAGCGCCACGGCGGGATACTGGCGGAGGCGCTGCCGGACAAGCCCTGCCACCTGTCGTCGCACCATGGTGTTGCATTATAGAAAGTTACTTCTACTTTGCAAGACTATTCCTATGGGCACTGTGATGTGCAGCCACCGGACCCCCTGGAACTCTGGCAGTCTCCTCCCTTCGAGCTGTGCCGTCGGCTCCTGGAGGGTGGCGTCTGAGTCTGGGAGATCATGGCACGGGGACGGGGACCCCGGACGGGGCGACCGCCGCCGGAGGGCGCTAGAGTTGGCTACGCTCCGCCGGGCCCTGGGTTGGAGCCGGGTCCGCGCCGCCCAGACGTCAGCTGACGGCTCCAGCCGCGGCCCAGCCCGAGCACATCGCGACCACCGGCTGACGCACGACCCGCGGCCAAGCGCCGGGCCGCTCAGAGGTCTGCCAGGTCGGCTACACCGAGCGACGAGCCCGGCACCCGGAACTGAGAGCGAGGCGACTCGAAGTTCTCTCGAAGTGCCGTGACTCGCTGACGCCCCTTCCGTGTCGGTCCCGCTCCCTGCCCCTCCACCGTCGCCTCCAGGGAGACCCGCGCCGATAGCGGCGATTCCGAGGACCTCGACGACATTGTGCCGGGCGTCGACCTGGCAGGCAAGCCGGAGCCGCGGACGCCCCTCGAGGCCCTCGCCTCGGGCGCGCCGCCGAGAGGATCAGCGCGCCGCTACACGCGGTCCCGCAGCCTCGGGTCGAGGGCGTCGCGCATGTAGTCGCCCAGCGCGTTGACCGCCAGCACGGTGGCGAATATCGCGAGGCCCGGGAACGCCGTGAGCCACCACGCCGACTGGAGGTAAGTCCGGCCGCTGTTGAGCATACTGCCCCAGGTCACGACGCGCAGCGGCACCCCGATGCCCAGGAAGCTCAGCGTGGCCTCCAGCACTACCATGCTTCCCACGGCGAAGGTCGCCACCACGATGGTCGGCGTGATGACGTTCGGCAACACGTGCCGGAACATGATCCGCGCCTCTCCGGCCCCGACCGCCCGGATCGCCTCCACGAACTCGCGACTCCGCAGGACCAGCGTCTCGCCACGGACGAGCCGGGCGTAGAGTGTCCAGCCGGTGACGCTCAGGGTGATGACCATGTTGGTTACGCCCGGCCCGAGCACGGTCACCACCGCCATGGCGAGCAGGATGGTCGGGATGGCGAGCTGGATATCCGTGAAGCGCATCAGCATGCGGTCGACCCAGCCGCCGAAGAACCCCGCGGACAGGCCGACCACGACCCCGATCGGGCACGAGACCGCGACGGCCAGGAGCCCCACGGTGAGCGACACGCGCGCGCCGTGCAAGAGCCGGCTGAGCACGTCGCGGCCCAGCTCGTCGGTGCCGAGAGGACGGCTCCAGCTGCCGCCAGCGAACGCGGGCGGCGTCAGCCGTCGGGTGATCTCCTGCTCGTTGGGGCC includes:
- a CDS encoding M20/M25/M40 family metallo-hydrolase, whose protein sequence is MTDAVKLLRRWMDDHVGDLVALLGRIVDMDTATENREGVERLAALTADSLAALGFAVERVAPVPPPEPWVNDAFLWGRGAAAIAPGVLGRVGGGTGRGRLLLMAHLDAAFPPGEPARRPFRIEGARAYGPAVADMKGGVVAILFACRALLETGVARPEEITVLFDTDEQAGTVCSRPLIEREARRADFGLVTESGRAGGQVVGQRAGLAMGELIVEGIEAHLGTGFREGRSAIETLCRKVTALHALQDPERGVLLNVGEIAGGMRRNLYAARAVARMDIRTVDAAAWDRVRREVEGIAAREELPGTRTTLHLWQHRPPMPWTPKTDALAALVAACADAMATRIDTIATMGGSDANLIAAQGTPALCGLGPVGGAIMTPGEYIELPTLGERTALVASLAHLLATRGL
- a CDS encoding DUF4143 domain-containing protein; this translates as MQWDSAVKGRSLVILDEAQAWPEIFPRLRGAIDADRARKGRFLILGSVSPSLMVQVSESLAGRLSLVELTPLLANELLRVPLTRVWCRGGYPEGGALRPGSFPQWQRDYLDLLTQRDLPAWGLPAKPRVTLRLLRMLAAVHGHPWNASHVGQSLGLSYHSVNSYLDFLVGAFLIRRLPPYHANLGKRLVKSPKIYWRDTGLLHAVLNVLDEGDLLGKPWVGFSWEGFVVEQVLGALQQVGRQCEACFLRTSDQREIDLVLDFGKSVCAVEVKLTAAPGPEDLARLNKTADLIKADKRILVTQTTGNVARAGQVSCNLPWLLAHAREL
- a CDS encoding ABC transporter permease, whose product is GPNEQEITRRLTPPAFAGGSWSRPLGTDELGRDVLSRLLHGARVSLTVGLLAVAVSCPIGVVVGLSAGFFGGWVDRMLMRFTDIQLAIPTILLAMAVVTVLGPGVTNMVITLSVTGWTLYARLVRGETLVLRSREFVEAIRAVGAGEARIMFRHVLPNVITPTIVVATFAVGSMVVLEATLSFLGIGVPLRVVTWGSMLNSGRTYLQSAWWLTAFPGLAIFATVLAVNALGDYMRDALDPRLRDRV